AAATTGAGCTAAAAACCATAAATATCATACTAAAAATAGTGATAGACTCGTGTTCCAAAAGATATATTAAGCCATAAAAATCAAACagtaatattttgagaaataataaAACTAGAAGACAAATATTTGgggaggaaaaaaagaagactTGAAACACatgtattgttttttttttttttcttgtctaAATTACCAGTATTTCCTCCGCATCGTTCTTACATTACCTTGTTCTATTTCCATCTTAGTCTGAAAGAAGAATAAGCTTCTATGGACGAATGTCAGCACAAAATTGCCCCCTTTATTTGAAATTCATCACTCTACCAAGTAAGTGCTTTTCCTTGCATTTGATTTTTGAGGAAATATTATCCACCATTGATAATCTAATGATATGTTCAAAGAGGTTTCTGGGTTTTTAAGGCAATGAATGAAACTTATCTGACattcaaatgttaaattttcttgaaattatgttttttaattgattACATGTTCAAATGTTCATAGTTTTTTTTCTGTGTATTCATCTTGTTTGAATGTAATTCAATTTGATTGTGTGTTTAAGAGGCAATAAATGATTTTTGGGACAATTGATTTTAGATGGTTGGTTGGACTGCAATAACTGATATGTTCGCTACGACTGCCGGAACAGAAGAGTTGCATGCATTTTATCCCATTAGACCGGAATGCATTGCCGATGTTCCTAAGACCCGACTCCGGCTGAGGGTGTGTCCAGTTATTTGTATCGAATTCGATTCTAGCTTATATTGGTTATGCACTTGCAATGTTCGAGTTTGGGGTTCGGATTtggggtttaagatttaagattcGAGGTTTGAGATTCAGAgttcaagataaaaaaaagataCTAAATTTATGTGTCAAATactgaaatgtcattaaataattgaaaaataatcatAGATGATGTGGTGGGAagggtccataaaataatttctcctcCATTCATGGACGGATCTAATTTGATGTTagtgattttataattaaatcatccaaaatgcatcataaaaatttaataaatatatttattaaaaatcatataaaatttaaatgatgcTTTAGTTGcaactataaaattaaaagtttgattATGTATAGTGTTCTTGGTTCAAATATCATCAGGATAAAgctttattaatttataaaaatataaaaactaaaaataaaagcacactcgtaataatataatttactaataaaagcACACtcgtaataatataatttactttataaaaataagggtAAGTACACCcaaaattactaaactattaataaatttacgtttcgatcactcaacttcaaaaggttacaaaataatcatcaaACTATTCgaaaatttcatttaagtcaATGGGCTGATAAAATTGTTGTTATATGGCTTTTGCACTACCTACACAAACATAAAGCTTTccgttctttttttttttctcttctataatttagttttttttccgtgaaacaactttaaacatCATAGGTTTGCAAACTAAAATCCAAACAGCTTTGAACGTTACATATCtacaaaccaaaatccaaacaacttttttCTCCAATCTCTGACACTGACCGTTAGACCGACTTGGATCTaaagtatgttcttctacttgtcAATGGGTACTGATCCACCGTACCAATTGTCGAATCGCAGCTTGGAGCTCACTAGACGGATTAAAAAAAACGTAACAACtcagtaacttaaataaaaactttcgaatagtacaataatcattttataactttttgaagttgagtaatcaaaacgtaaacttactaatagtttagtaactTTGGATGTACTTTACCctaaaaataatggttttttaataatttttcaactaAATTAAGACTCAGTTGATTGATGACACTAACTCActtaagtattttattatagtaaagATAATATATGAATAATGTAGATCtaatataaacaaaaagaaCTCTAATATGAtactctgttttttttttttacaaattagatTCAATTATCGATCTGAAGGTACATAAATGTTTGTAATTTGATTCACATGCTTTAAACATACTCCATTTTAAGTTCAAACTAGTACTTCATGTTTGAAATGATGTCTAAACATAAAGGCTAATATTTTAAggactcaaataaaaaatttaaaatttatgattcaatttaaaatctagaattgattttagaaaaaaaaaacatagatgGTATGCTAACCCAATAATTGTCACAATtgctaaataaaactcttaggGTAAAAGGATTGtgagttagattgtattttgcctcatttacttaaaaaatgagcaaactatTCATTGtacgttagattaaagagtaaattgatcattttgttaaaaatttcatctattcatACTGTTAAAAGGGTTCTTGTATATCAGTATAAGGTATACGTAGAACATCACATgttattgtttgattattttgtcaGCTAAGTTAGCTTTTAAGAATACagatggatgaaatttttaactgaAATTACCAGTTTGTTCTTTGTAGTAACATAAATGaactaatttgctatttttgaataaatgaaataaaatgtaatccgacttttaatacaaaaattttcataGTATTTATACCCACTCTTagattttatacatattttatttatgtaaagaAAACCTGAATAATCTAAAttatcaaactaaaataaaacaatttttaaaaaaaaaacttcctaaatttagtattttttaaagaaaataaaaaaaaaccattaccAAAAATTTCGATTTCCTTTTGGTTTAAGATTGACTAGTCTTTTTTAAACTATGAAACCATGAAATACCACTGAATTAACGCAAGTTTTGCttaacaacaaaattttctttcctaATTCTTTACCTTTTTCTTCTCACCACACCCCTACTCACAGAAACATTTGTCAAAAACAGTCCAATttgtcccttttttttatttttaatttttttgttatttttttataaattttaacagtttttttttctttctttgaatttagaaattattttgtttttcttattgaaaaatgaatagttaaactttacaaaaaatattgtccttttcttttttttccatatgTTGCATGCATGAGTTAATTAATGCAATTTctacaatattcaaacaaaaatttgttCTCTTTGAAGGTGAGAGATTTCAtcatccccccccccccaaaaaaaaaaaaaactagctGGGAAAAAAGTTCAGTTCTCAgagaaaataaatgtttggatgCTAAGaaagtttggtttttttttcttttcttttttggggttTCAGATTTAAAGGTAGGTGCTTTAGTTTTAGACATTAAAGCCAAAATGGCAGCAAACAACAAGATGAAGGGCCTGTTAAAAGGCCTTAGATACATTTCTCAAATATTTGGTATGCTATTCCTTTTGCTCGTCACACTTCTTATTCTTTAATccatttagataaattatattaatagtcaCCTAACTAtatcaaatattacaaaatggttatttcactattcaaaGTTTTTAAGATTATGTAGCaactttaacccttaaaattcagatattatgtcaatttaatctttattttaaaataatttaaccctcaacattcaCCCATTatgtaatttggtctttttgtagttttatttttttatatcctttcacataaaagttaaaaaaattatcaattaaaattgatcgaaaatatcccaaaaatgaaaacataaaaaaaatccaagataatagtttttatcttttcttattcttttaaaattaactctcaatatcacaaagaaaaattatgtaaatattgagggctaaatttgttagaataaatttaaattgatttaatgtataaatgttaaggactaaagttgttattatatcaattttaaaagctaccaaattaatttttattattaatttaatgattggtgactaaaaatatttttgaataattaaataattattttataagagtaactaaaaatattactgagttgtttttttatttgcttaataataacaaaaaaaaaatgggcaaaATTTAATGTTGCAGATGATGAAGATCAACAGCCTGAAATGCAGATTGGTTTGCCAACAGATGTAAAGCATGTAGCTCATATAGGAGCTGATGGCCCATCTGTAAATTCTAATGCACCCAGCTGGGTAATACTATATAACTACCACTACTATGactttattataaattgaaCCCTAAATTATATCTTAATTTGTGGATTGGTCCTTAAAATTTTTGTCTCTAGTCAGAAGCGATACTTAAACTATAACTTTAGTCTCATCGTACCCAAAGTGtgttatattcaataaaatgttcCACATGTCGTATTTTTATTGGTTAATATTGCATCCAAAGTAAATTACCCACTTTGACTAAAAAAAGTTTaacaattaatttgaaaattcgGGTATGGTTTAGGGGCCACTTTACTAATAAAGCATTGTATGATTATTGATATAACTTTTATAGagtaaattacattaatactcaTCTaactattagtatttttttttgtcacccaattatgaaaagttaaaaattatcatgtaactattagtgaatttcttttttgatcactcaactacGAAtcgttacaaaatggtcacccaactattcaattttgtcttttttggttACTAGCTCGCAAACGGtggcaacttttaaaattgtcataataataactttaacccttaacatttatacattgtgtaaTTCAGCCTTTTTGTAGTTTTGCCTTTCTTTACGACCATTTcacctaaaaagctaaaaaaagaagaagcaatttTATCTACTAAATTTGATTGCAaatgtacccaaaaaaaatagaagcacccaaaaatccaagataataagtttcatattttctcattcttttaaattaaccCTCAAATTCATAAAGAACAGTAAagttgcaaaaagaaaaataccaaattacacaatgtaCAAATGTTGAGggttgatttttttagaatcaagattaaattgatatagtttataaatattgagggttaaagttggTATTATGCCGATTTTAAGAGCTGCCACTGTTAGTAAGCTAATGACCAAAAAAggcaaaattgaatagttgagtgatcattttgtaacttttcataatttgatgaccaaaaaagaaatttacttatAGTAAAGTGACTTTTTAATAATTGGATAACCAAAAAGGAAACTCGCTAATATTTGAGAGAGTAGTGTAGTTTACTCGAAAGTTtcttttattatgattataacaaaaaaggaaattgtGAAAGTGCAAACATGATTCATATAAGATGCAGATGAATGAGCTTAAATCAGCAGCACCAGGAGCACCTAATTTAGCTAATGGAGGAGAAGTTGCCAAACCTGTCTCACAAGGTATACCATATATTGGTTCTGGGTTAATTGTATCAGACGTCCTCAAActataatccaaaattttagttgataaaaaaacttcaaaatgtttCAATTAAGTTCTCAAGTCCTTTCATCGATCTAAACAttagattaaatgttaaatggtaGCTAAATTTGATGCATAGCATATTTAAAACGTGAAATCAGACCGTAAATGCATGTATACTTAATGCATAGAACAACTTAGATTTgacactttaaaaaaataaccttcctaaatttttattaatagttgTTTTAACATGTCAAATCCAAGTAAAGTCGAAGCCAAGAATTGTATGATGGAGAAccaaaaagattaaaaagttTGGGAGGGGCCAAATCTAAAAGTTCTGCATTAAAATGGCTTAGATTGAAAATTTAACATCCAATATGGACCAAAAATGTAGTTTTTCCCTTTAACAAAGAagttaacaacaattaaattgaagtgttaatattgaaaaggactaaaattgCAATTCTACCGTTTAATCAAAAGACCCAAGCCTCTACACCTAGACCCAAGAAGGTACTCGTGCTTGTAATTGAAATTCAGTCCTAAATTGACAATTAGATCAAGGAAAGGACGTGATTGATCCTTTGGATTCACTTAGAATGGCAATAATTTAAGGATGTTCGTTGAATTAACCCactattgtttttgttttttgacaGATAAACCAGAAGTGGGTAAATCATCAAAGCGAAGTTCATCTACAAATGTAAACGGCACCGGAGATTcttcattaaaagaaaaacgtGACAATATCTCACAAATCCAAACCTCATCATCAACAACAGATAAACCAGAGCAACCCAAATCATCTAGGCGCACTTCATCTGCAAACGGAACAGATCCTCCATTAAAGGAAAAACGAGATAAAAATTCACAAAGTACCCAAAGTTCTTCATTTTCAGATATGCCCGAACAACCCAAATCATCAAAACGCAGTTCATCAACGAACGTGAAATCCAGGGTGGAAGGTACAAAGGAGAAACGAGATAAACCTAAACATTCGAAGAAGCCATCGAAGAACTCTTCTTCCGATACTGTTAGCAAGCCTAAAAAAGCACCCAAAGATCCGAGTGAAACCACTGAGTCGAACTCGGAAGACCTGCCGAAGAAAAGCAGTCGTCGGAAAAAGACGAAAGACGGCGCCGTTAGTGGAACAACCAAGCGGAACCAGACCCAGGATTTGGATTCCGGGTCGGAGTTTGGGTCCGAATCTAGATATGGTTCGGGTTTTGAAGATGGGGAAGAAGGTACAAGagaaacttaaatatatatatatattgtttgcTTTAGCGGAAACCAAGAGGAGAttacaccttttttttttttatatattggattctttttcttctttcccaCCTTGGGAAAACCTTGTATGATAAAAGAATCCATCGGAACAACTTGTTTGAAACTTGGAAATTAAAACTCAGTTCTGCAATCTGAATTCCATAACATTGTTATAGGGTGAGCCACTGAGTCTACTCAGCCGAGTTAGAGGAAGAAAACAATGAGCTTTATAAAAATTGGAAATATCTGTCATTTACTTCTTGAGGTGATTTCCTTTAGCTTTAATTGCGTTTGGcctattgtttttctttttatacataaaatataagttttggCTCGGAATTAactgtaattttttattcacatttaaatttattttgattcttgacaaataaaaatagtttgataATCATcactcaaaaattaaaaatttcaaatgataACGTGGTATAATTTTTAAGCGTCACATATAGTATTCTAATAATTAAGCTAATAGTTGAACCGATTCGATATTCCCAATTCAATCAGTTCAACTATTAAAccaactataaaaaaataattaattaaaattgtaaagtttttgTCCTAGtttgtttttacatattttcCAGTGATTTCTGATTCAATCGGATCAATCTCGGTCCAATTGATCCGACCGACCAATCTAACCATGTTTCAAGAACATCggtcacatcatcaaattttgaaaaaaaatcccGAGTGTAAACGAGAAAATAGATGCAAGTTAATCTTTGGCAtggaaattttaacaaatttttaaagtCAAAAGAAAGGAATCACCAAAATTCGGAACATTGgatcaaaggaaaaaaatggagTTTAGGAAATAAGGGCAGTAAAAACATCAACGTcatgaataaaaaaagtatcaaCATTCGAAACAGAATTGACTTCTAAAAAAGTAACGCTCTTAAGAACATGGACGTCTAATTTCAAAAATGGATAGCAtggtataatttaatattttactttttataatattattaattttattaattatttcggTTAAATGATGCATGAAtttagaaagaagaaaaaaacaccATTTCTAATTTATCATGTTGAGATAGATGTTGTGTGTGTTGAAATTTTGATCAATAATGCTAACTATTAAAACgaattgataaatgatattataaaataaaataaaataaaattatgttaatttaaaatgtaaagattaaatctcaaatttgaacAGCAGTAAACTTCCTATATCCTAAAAGTTCTTAAATcgttaattagaaattaaaattcactTAAATACTAATACTATCCATCGactttttctttgttgttttccatttttcaagaaaatgaaaatgaaacgGCCCTTATTTCGATGTGTACAAatgtacaaataaataatagaacGATCCATTTACGAGAGTGTAAAACTTAAATGGTTTTACGccttttgtaaattttatatatttaatattttaacagcCCAACTATTAGATTTGtcaaaatatttgtacttatcatgcatgtaaaattttgaattaatttaatatctcaatcatatcgatctaaaatcttgtctatattaatatatatttgacatttgaaagtttttttacataaaataaatcgttagaaattttaatttatgtcaaatATGACATATATGATTGAGAAATGACATATGACCgttgaatttatcaaaatattaaacgtgtaaaaagttatagaaaatatataaaatcatttaaggTCTCACTAATAAATAATAGGCGTAAAAAAGACCAATTAAGGCCCTATATTAAATTCTCACCCAATTAAGTCCTTactgttaattaaaataatcaattaagtcTCACCGTTAACGATTTTTGTCATTGACCACGTTgaccattaaaataaattgatggaCCAATCAGATGGTGACATGTGGTAGCTTCtggtttaatctaatattttgctcataaaaatgattaaaaagtcataaaatattataaaaatcataaaattatcgaatattaaaaatattaaaacatatgaaaattaatgtaaacttataaaaaatattataaaaataaattttaataaattctaaaagaatttaaaaaattaataaaatatatttaaagttttataaaaacatattaaaattctataaaaattattaaaagtataaaaaatgatataaacttataaaaattataaaaaaatcataaaaacttgaatTGGACTGGATCATTTGGTTGGGTCGACTAAATTGGAATTGGCAAGGCTATTGGTCCAAAGAAAGCTATTAGATTGATTGACCTGAGAACTGGATAGTTGATCTGAGAAATCGGTTCCATCGCCCGTTTTTCAAATCAATTGGTCTAATGACTTTTTCCAGATCGATACCCTTATCAATTTCGGGCTAACTGATCCGattcaagtttttatgatttgtttataatttttgtaagtttatatcaattttaagatttttttttacaaatttttattgtttttaagaattctaatacttttttttaaataagtttttttaatttaaaatttttaaaatttataatatttttaaatttttataattttaataaattttatgaaaagatattAGATGAAACTCACatgtcatcatttaattaattggtcaaattattttaacagtgaacatgatttttaattacattttgagAAGGGCTTTTTGGCCAATGTAAGTAACTAATTTGTCAACAATGTGATTCGgtatggaaaaaaaattgtcaaagaAATCAAACTTATTTAATAAGCTATGAAAACAACGTTTATCATACCTACTTATACATCCTTACAAAGTCAATCCCATTAATTCCAATATCAacacctttaaaataatattttttacaaaattaaaaactgTTAGCCTTCTGTTGTTTacattccaaaataaataaataaataaataaaactgaaaCCAGGTTGACTCAAAGATCCTCAATTTCATTATGGGCCCATTCGATTGTcttctttaataaaatagttcactgatataataagtttttgGCCACTCGATCGGTGATTCAGTGGAGAAATTATATGTCATAGGTAAG
The Gossypium raimondii isolate GPD5lz chromosome 8, ASM2569854v1, whole genome shotgun sequence DNA segment above includes these coding regions:
- the LOC105792317 gene encoding CRIB domain-containing protein RIC7 produces the protein MQIGLPTDVKHVAHIGADGPSVNSNAPSWMNELKSAAPGAPNLANGGEVAKPVSQGIPYIGSGLINGNNLRMFVELTHYCFCFLTDKPEVGKSSKRSSSTNVNGTGDSSLKEKRDNISQIQTSSSTTDKPEQPKSSRRTSSANGTDPPLKEKRDKNSQSTQSSSFSDMPEQPKSSKRSSSTNVKSRVEGTKEKRDKPKHSKKPSKNSSSDTVSKPKKAPKDPSETTESNSEDLPKKSSRRKKTKDGAVSGTTKRNQTQDLDSGSEFGSESRYGSGFEDGEEGTRET